The Colletes latitarsis isolate SP2378_abdomen chromosome 1, iyColLati1, whole genome shotgun sequence genome has a segment encoding these proteins:
- the Stck gene encoding LIM zinc finger domain containing stck isoform X1, whose amino-acid sequence MPGVTEMSLDHMFCSRCKEGFVAHEKIVNSHGELWHPQCFVCAQCFRPFPDGIFYEFEGYKYCEHDFHVLFAPCCEKCGEFVIGRVIKAMNANWHPSCFRCEECNGELADAGFIKCQGRALCHTCNARVKAGALGKYICHQCHGVIDDKPLRFRGELYHPYHFNCSACGVELNSDAREVNSRPGYAANEMNELYCLRCHDKMGIPICGACRRPIEERVVTALGKHWHVEHFVCAKCEKPFLGHRHYEKKGLAYCEIHYHQLFGNLCFVCNQVISGDVFTALNKAWCVHHFACAFCDQKMNQKTKFFEFDLKPACKKCYDKFPQELKKRMRRMYDLNPKRVPA is encoded by the exons ATGCCAGG TGTTACAGAAATGTCTTTGGATCATATGTTTTGTTCTCGATGTAAGGAAGGTTTTGTAGCtcatgaaaaaattgttaattcacATGGAGAGTTATGGCATCCTCAATGTTTCGT ATGTGCACAATGTTTTCGTCCATTTCCAGATggaatattttatgaatttgagGGGTATAAATATTGTGAGCATGATTTTCATGTATTGTTTGCTCCTTGCTGTGAAAAATGTG GAGAATTTGTTATTGGTCGTGTAATAAAAGCAATGAATGCCAATTGGCATCCAAGTTGTTTCCGTTGCGAAGAATGTAATGGAGAATTGGCTGATGCAGGATTTATTAAATGTCAGGGTAGAGCTTTATGTCATACCTGCAATGCACGTGTGAAAGCTGGAGCACTTGGAAAATATATTTGTCACCAGTGCCA TGGAGTAATCGATGACAAACCCCTACGTTTTCGTGGAGAACTTTATCATCCATATCATTTTAATTGTTCTGCTTGTGGTGTAGAACTCAATTCTGATGCTAGAGAAGTGAATTCTAGGCCAGGATATGCTGCCAATGAAATG AATGAGTTATATTGTTTGAGATGTCATGATAAAATGGGAATTCCTATTTGTGGAGCATGTCGACGTCCTATAGAAGAACGTGTAGTAACTGCTTTGGGTAAACACTGGCATGTTGAGCACTTTGTTTGtgcaaaatgtgaaaaaccattTTTAGGTCATCGGCATTATGAAAAAAAAGGTTTAGCTTATTGCGAGATTCATTACCATCAACTCTTTGGAAATCTTTGTTTTGTATGCAACCAAGTAATTTCTGGCGATG tttTTACAGCTCTAAACAAAGCATGGTGTGTTCATCACTTTGCATGTGCATTTTGTGATCAAAAAATGAATCAAAAGACCAAGTTCTTTGAATTTGATTTGAAACCGGCCTGTAAAAAATGTTATGACAAATTTCCACAAGAATTGAAGAAACGTATGCGTCGTATGTATGATTTAAACCCTAAAAGAGTACCAGCTTAA
- the Stck gene encoding LIM zinc finger domain containing stck isoform X2 yields the protein MSLDHMFCSRCKEGFVAHEKIVNSHGELWHPQCFVCAQCFRPFPDGIFYEFEGYKYCEHDFHVLFAPCCEKCGEFVIGRVIKAMNANWHPSCFRCEECNGELADAGFIKCQGRALCHTCNARVKAGALGKYICHQCHGVIDDKPLRFRGELYHPYHFNCSACGVELNSDAREVNSRPGYAANEMNELYCLRCHDKMGIPICGACRRPIEERVVTALGKHWHVEHFVCAKCEKPFLGHRHYEKKGLAYCEIHYHQLFGNLCFVCNQVISGDVFTALNKAWCVHHFACAFCDQKMNQKTKFFEFDLKPACKKCYDKFPQELKKRMRRMYDLNPKRVPA from the exons ATGTCTTTGGATCATATGTTTTGTTCTCGATGTAAGGAAGGTTTTGTAGCtcatgaaaaaattgttaattcacATGGAGAGTTATGGCATCCTCAATGTTTCGT ATGTGCACAATGTTTTCGTCCATTTCCAGATggaatattttatgaatttgagGGGTATAAATATTGTGAGCATGATTTTCATGTATTGTTTGCTCCTTGCTGTGAAAAATGTG GAGAATTTGTTATTGGTCGTGTAATAAAAGCAATGAATGCCAATTGGCATCCAAGTTGTTTCCGTTGCGAAGAATGTAATGGAGAATTGGCTGATGCAGGATTTATTAAATGTCAGGGTAGAGCTTTATGTCATACCTGCAATGCACGTGTGAAAGCTGGAGCACTTGGAAAATATATTTGTCACCAGTGCCA TGGAGTAATCGATGACAAACCCCTACGTTTTCGTGGAGAACTTTATCATCCATATCATTTTAATTGTTCTGCTTGTGGTGTAGAACTCAATTCTGATGCTAGAGAAGTGAATTCTAGGCCAGGATATGCTGCCAATGAAATG AATGAGTTATATTGTTTGAGATGTCATGATAAAATGGGAATTCCTATTTGTGGAGCATGTCGACGTCCTATAGAAGAACGTGTAGTAACTGCTTTGGGTAAACACTGGCATGTTGAGCACTTTGTTTGtgcaaaatgtgaaaaaccattTTTAGGTCATCGGCATTATGAAAAAAAAGGTTTAGCTTATTGCGAGATTCATTACCATCAACTCTTTGGAAATCTTTGTTTTGTATGCAACCAAGTAATTTCTGGCGATG tttTTACAGCTCTAAACAAAGCATGGTGTGTTCATCACTTTGCATGTGCATTTTGTGATCAAAAAATGAATCAAAAGACCAAGTTCTTTGAATTTGATTTGAAACCGGCCTGTAAAAAATGTTATGACAAATTTCCACAAGAATTGAAGAAACGTATGCGTCGTATGTATGATTTAAACCCTAAAAGAGTACCAGCTTAA